Part of the Henckelia pumila isolate YLH828 chromosome 2, ASM3356847v2, whole genome shotgun sequence genome is shown below.
GTGTCATGGTGGTTGTAGTAACTCGAGTTCTATTTTATATGTTAgcaaatgacatataattttaaaagttataaaacatgattaaatagttaatatttggtgaaaataagtggaaaatcaaatctgaaacatccGAAAATGATAGGAAGAGTCCAAGGGTCTCGGACATTTCGGAAGCAACCAAACCTGTTCAAAATTTTTCGTTAGTCAAAGCTAATTTCAACCTAACTATATATTCACATTAGAAACATAAATCCTTTCGGTAGTATGTACTCTTAAAAGCATATGGGTTTTTTTGGGATTAATCTATTATATTCAGAGAGTATTTTTTTctcttattttaatatcattagaTTATATGAGTCTCTcacatttttatgaaaattaacaTATGTGTTTATAATATAAAGGTTAATTTCTGATCACTTTAAAGGGGAAGAATTACTTTAGATGTAGCATAACATAATCCATTTGTTGGGGGAAATGCGATGGCATGCTATTTAGGTAATATATTTGTGTTCAACTAATGATCGACATTTATCTATACGTATACTTTGATTTTTGAGTAGACCTCATATCTATTATTAAATATTACCCTTACATACAACTTTTGTGTACTTTTAGGATACTATTCAAAAGATATCttgaaatttataaaattcaaCGTTAGAAATTGTTCATTGTTCCAACATTATAAAACCGTTATCATCTCACCGTAAGACAATCAAATTTTCATTGAACACGAGGTacaaaacaagatttttttcccACTAGTGTCGGTTTAGAAATTATATTCCTTAAAAATCCTTTTTGAAGTTAAATTGAAAATTGCAATATGTATTTGgttaaaattttgattaaaataaattttttaattccaTATATCTCGACACTATCGTTTGTTGAGTTATTTAAAATTCCAATAAgaaatacatattttaaaacataGTTCTAACTTAATATTGATTAGGATACAATAAAAAGATATTTTCGGTTAAGTAGTATTAAAATACCTCCTCAAATCGAAACCGTTCCTCAAACATTTGAATCAATAGTCTATGTTTTACAATCCACAGATCAAACAATTAACATGAACAAATAGACAGTTCAAAGCCCATTCACAAATGTGTACTtcaatcaatttatttatttactttcaCAAAATGTAATTGATCTGACGACTTTAAGAAGATGTAAAAGAAACAACTTGGAGTGGTAAAGACTAATACACttgaaaagggaaaaaaaacatAGACCGCTTTCAATCTCTCTGTTTTTTAGGTATATATTTGGTTAGCGAACAATAATAACTTATATGTAGGCTTGATGCTTCCCACGAGAGCAAGTAGTTGAGATCGATTTTCAGCTACAGCAACCACCTCCTTGAGAAGTAGCACCATCTCTTCCTGCAGAAGGTCCGGATACACCTCCGTATCCAACTTTGATTCCATTTGACTATCCAAGAAAGGCATAATAAGCATGGCCATCCAGTAAAGTTGGTTAACATGAACAAATAAGTTTGTTGATTGGTCCTTGTCTAGCTTTTCACAATGCAATTCAAACATCTTAATTTACAAAATACAATATCTCAAAACATCCAACATGAGTAGGTCAGCTTTTCAGAATTATCATCAACCAGACCATATATATGTGTAGCACTGACTATGCATCCTATCGAAGTATATAAATAGTTGACATCTCTTGTCTCTACCCTAGTTGTGTATCATTTATTGCCCTTTCCTCATCTCTTATCTTTGCTTTAGTCACGGAACAGTGGATATACTTAAGAGGGAAAGTTTCCAGTTAGTGTGTTTCATGCATTTTCAAACATTCAACAAAATTTATCATATCTTACACCAGTAacagataaatttattttgtacACACAGTAAATTCACTAATAGAGAGAACGTCTTATGAAAACTCCAAATTATGATCTCAAGAATCAAATCATATCTCACCTCATTGGATACATCAAAAGCTCCATCCTGAATCTTCCTGTAGATTGTTGAGGCGGTCTTTATAAATGCCTAAAAAAAGAAACCAATAATAAAAGATTTGATACAAAATGTGGATGCAATGAAACCTGAGTACCAGCAAGGGGTATTTATATTGGAAAAATCTGTCACCTCTTCAACATTCTGAGCGGTCTTTGCAGATGCCTCCATGAAAATCAAGCCATGCTCCTTTGCAAATTGTTCCCCTTCTTCTGTGCTTACTGCTCTTCTGTGAGCCAGATCGCACTTGTTTCCAATCAGCATTATGCTCATGTTCGCATTCGCATGCTGCCTTGCATCCTCCAACCAACTGGCAAGGTGGTTGAAAGTCTCCCTCCTGAAGAATTAAATATCAGATTGTCTAATAGGAACTTAAATTCCAAATACATAAAGTCATTGGAATCTCTACCTGGTGATGTCATAAACAAGCAATGCCCCAGCAGCACCTCTGTAGTAAGACCTTGTAATGGACCTGAATGACTCTTGACCAGCCTGATATTTTACACATGATTAATAAAGATCATATGTATCCAGTGAGTAAAGAAAAAAATTGTCAGATGATACTTAGACAGTATATTCGGCTTAATCCAAATCTGACATTGTCAACAGCTATAGGGCAAACGAAGGCTTGTTCTAGAATTACAGATCGTAAAGCCATAACTCATACAAGATAAAGTCACAAGAACATTAAGACAAACCGTGTCCCAAATCTGCAACTTGATGGGCTTGTTGTCAATTGTGATCATTCTGGCCCCGAATTCAACACCAATGGTTAAATCGTGCACTGGCTGAAATCGCTTGTCAGTGAACTGCAGAAGTAGGCAGGATTTCCCAACACCTgtaaattaataaaatcaattGCCTCTATTGTCAAAAACCCAACGATGCTGTCTAAAGCCATTATTTTCTTCCAAGTTCTGACGGCAGATTATGACTCTCTCGTGAAATGTGCACTTCTACGGACAATAGATCCAACCATAGTCATGGGGCCAAATCACGTAAACTTCATTGCGAGCGAGTattggattaaaaaaaattctaaaatcataCTAAACTTCTTATCTCAGACATCAAAACAAAATGAACTTCCCATAACTTTTTGTGCAAGAAAAGAAAAATCCTATAAAACATTATGACAATGTAATGATCGATAACGTAAAATGTTAAATTGACGAAAAAACTTAATAACATGTCACAGATCATATCTCAATTCAACAAATtaagaaacaaaaaaacaaaacaaagaacGAAAACGGTACAGACAATGCCAGATAAATAGATTTTGAAACATGGATATTTAACCACCAAATCATTAAGAATCAGCAAAAGCTTTGAGAAAAATAAGAGTTTACCGGTATCTCCGATGATAATGTACTTGAAGAGATAAGCGTACGACATAGTTTCTCCGAATCAAACTGGAAAATCCCTGCAGAAACAATCGAAGATCGATTAAGTGAATGGATCTTCGATTTTCAGGAAGAATTGCAGCAAATTAATTTGTGAATATCAGAGAGGAAAGCGCTTCATTGATCGAATACGACGACTGTTGACAAAAAATGAAGGAAACACTTTCCGCCgttctcttttctttctttgttttccttttttatttttgtaaataataataataataataataataataataaaaataaaaattgttttgGTACATAAACTATTTTTGACGTATGATATATgaattattgataaaatatcaaatttgtACATTACTTAttgaatataatttaattagtaTATGATCAAGTTCAAATGTCAAATTTGCACTTTTACTTAAATTGTTTTTAAGTTCAATGTTGTTATTAAATTCAACTAGATACATatcttttttattaaattactttatcaattaaaattataaaaataaattcatacTTACTAATTACTATACTATAAAAAAAGAAATTGCATATTGTTggaaaatttagttttggtatttacaaaGTCTAAAAGAAAGCCAAACTAATTGAGCAACTAAAAAACGCTAAACTGATATTCGGAACTAAACTACGTCATCATCAACGACCGCACTCAACTGGCTAAGGGATGCAGTTTACCTAGCTAAAATGAATCCATCAGTTTACCATTGCCAAACTTATTGCATCAGTCTACCCACAACAGTTTACTATCTTGCCATTTCTGGATAAGATCATCTGTACTCTGACAACTCTGCAGAAGGTAGTGCCGCGATACTATGGGAATGTCGGTTCCAGAATTCATtgatgatagtgacaaatccaacgaaaataatttaaatcctaTCTGAAggaaaatttgaatttatgatcGTTGGCAATCCAaagggtataaatagagatcttgatcAATCTCAGGATTCACTGATATTCTAAAAAATCTGCCATTCTTGCGAGAATACTAAAAGCTTCATACgctcaagatttgatcaagGAAATCGAAGCACAAACGCTGAAGTGTTATTCTGATCATTTTAGGATCATTTTTGTGCTAAGaatttcgagttgtattcattatattttcttatcagtctaggactgaaactgaAGTGTTGTACTAGGAGTTCTTATTTAGGCAGTGTCTAAGTCCTAAACTGGATCGAGGTTTTTCAAAttgcttgtaaaattcaaagtcttctagtgaaatccTTTCGAAGAGGAAGAAGGAGTGACGTAGGagtgtttgaaatctccgaacatccataaaaaatTGCTTGTACTATTTCAGTTTACTCACCTTCACCACACACCCTAAACTGATATTCACTCAGTATTTTAAATCTGCAGTTTGACATATTTCCGCATATATTTTGTTTGTCAAACTACATCTGactagggatgtaaatgagctGAACAGTTCGCGAGTTGTTCGGGGCTCGGCTCGTCAAAACCTCATTCGAGCTCGTTTAATGAGGCTCGTTAAGGCAAACGAACCAAGCTcgagctttacaatattcggctcgttagctcATAAACATGCTCGTGAACAGGCTCGTTAACAAGCTCGTAAGTCATCTCTTagacgaaaaaataatattattgatatttaatttataaatttacactttacttatgaaaaatattgaaaaatctataaaaattaatttattagaataaaattacaaattttaataataatattatatttttttcaaatatataatttaatttttaattaatttaataaatatttaaatttatattttaaatatattaagctcgtttaggctcgataaaagctcgaataaactcgtgagccatgaatatattcgttaaataagctcgggctcggctcggttataaatgaaccgagcttgaacattcaaaagctcggctcggctcgtttacatccctacaTCTGACATTAAGATAAGTCTCGAACTCAATCACTAAACCGATCGagttcaatattttctactaaactgcttgaaagtatattcaccccccccccccccccctctagactttcaagcgatcctaacaagtggtatcagagaggttcTTATCTTATTCTTAAACATTGTACCAAAATGACttcatttaacaaaatttcTATGTTCTCAAAAGAAGACTTTGATGAATGGAAGATTCGTATGCAAGCACATCTATCAGCACTAGATGATGACATGTGATTTGTCATCACTGATGGACCTCTTGCAATCACCAAGATCAACAATGTTATAGCTCTTTCTGGAGGCGGTCCACAGtacattgagaaaccaagaattGAATGGACTGTTGAAGACAAAAAGAAGgcaaatcttgacaatgtggctaaAGATATCTTGTATAAAACTCTTGACAAGAATACTTTTAGCAAAATCAAGACATGCAAAATCGGGAAAGTAATTTGGGAGAAATTGATTCAACTATGTGAAGGAAATTAACAGACCAAAGAAAACAAACTATGTGTTGCTACTAAAAAATTTGACAACATCAGGATGAAACCTGGTGAATCAATGACATAATTTGATGAGAGAGTAAGTAGCATTTTTATTGAGCTTAATGGATTGGGAAAGACATATCCCAACAGGGAAGTCATTCTCAAAGTTATTCAAGGCCTTCCCAAAGAATGGGATGTGAAGACAATGGCTATGAGAGAATCGAAGGACTTCAAAAAACTTGAGCTGCACGATCTAATTGCAGATTTGAAGGCCTATGAATTTGAGTTGCAAACTCGAGAGGAAGATCAGTCTACCTCTCAACTGACCAAGGCCTTGACGGCAGTGAATATAGAGTCACCAGCTCAATCAGAAAAATCAGCAGAACAACTGAGCAGTGATGCCATGttcttatttgtgaagaagttcGGCAAGTTCATCAGAAGAAACCAGGAAGGGTCCTACAGAAGAAACTTCTAAAAGAAAGATGCAGACGAAGAACCAATAAGTTGCTTCAACTGTGGGAAAACAGGACACTTTATAGCTGAatatcccaaaccgaagaactTTGACAAAAGGAGAAGTTCAAGGGATGACAGACACACTTCGAGACAGAAACATGAAGCACTGGTTGCAAAGTATAGCAAAGCCAAGTGGGCAGAAACAGATAGTGATTCAGAGGGATCCGACTATTCCTCTAGTTccagtgatgatgaagaagaggtCAAGTGTCTTATGGCAAATGATCGTGAGCTTCCATCCACTAGTGAACATGTATTTGATTTCAGCTCTGAGGAATTTACCAGAGAAGAACTGATCAAAGCACTTCATGATATGGCAAATGAGTATCATCAATTGTCCTTAGCATTCGATGAAATCAGAGCCAAGAAAAAGGAAATGCAAGATGCTTCAACTGAACCCACTTGGGATCAATCAGTTGAGATAAATTGTCTTGAAACAGATATTGTTGTGCTCCAAACTGAGAATGAACAACTCAAGATCAACATCATGAATCTTACAACAGAAAAACAAAGCATGGATGAATTAGTAAGAtcatggaataaatcttcgagTTTGAGTTTTGTCATTCAAGGATCTTTGTCTTGAAACAGAGATTGCTGTGCTCCAAACTGAGAATGAACAACTCAAGATCAACATCATGAATATTACAACAGAAAAACAAAGCATGGATGAATTAGTAAGATCATGGAATAAATATTCGAGTTTGTTGACAGAAATGCATGAATTACAAAGACCCTTGAATGACAAAACTGGTCTAGGGTTTGGTAAAACAACTGACATTGGTGAAGCAAGTACTCAACCCAAACTGAATATGTGCAAAGGTAAGTTTATAAACTTTGTACGAGCAGTTAGGGTAAATGAAGATGATAAACCCATCCTTATGACTTGGCAGTAAATAGAGCAGATGAACAGAAAAAGATTTGGTATTGGTTTCAATCCTCAGGAAACTAAAGTTGAAGTTGCTAAAAGTCCTGAACGGACTAACACACATCAACCTAATCCTATAAGAGGAACCCAAGTTCATTATCATAATCAACTTCCAGTTCAGAAGCGATATCGGCAGTTAAAGGATATAGGAAAGGGCAAACAACACATGGTCTCACAAGCACATCGCACTCCACCATCTAAAGCATCTAACTTAGTACGCACCTATAGGAACTCAGAAACTGGTAAACTGGTTAAAGTATTTCAGGTTTGGGTTCCTAAAGGATTAATCCCTtgtggacccaaatagatgtgggtaccaaaagttattCAACCTTGTGAATGCAGGTAACATGTACCAAAGAAAATATTGATGAATCATGGTacttagacagtggatgttcaagacacatgactggaaatgATAAACTACTGTCTGAACTCATTAAATGTCATGGTCCAACTATCACTTTTGGTGACAACTCACAGggtaagaccgtgggtaagggtaagattatccacgaCAACATAatcattcaagatgttttattaGTTGAGACTTTGAAATATAACTTAATCATCATTAGTCAAATGTGTGACTATGGGCACTCTCTTGAATTTCAAAAGCTAACTTGCATTGTTAAAGATGCCTCTGGTAACATTATTTTGACAGGAAAAAGATGTGGAAACACATATAAATTATGCTGGAACATTCAGTCTAGCAAACAAGTTTGCCTCGTAGCTTCCAACTCTAAGCGCAACTGGATTTGGCACAAGCGACTGAATTACCTTAACTTCAAGTCAATTTCCAGTCTGAGTAAGCTCGAGCTAGTAACAGGCCTAcctaaaattgatttttccaAAGACAAAGTTTGCTCAGCTTGTCAATTTGGGAAGCAAGTTAGGTCATCTTTTAAAAACAAGGGTTATAACTCATCTTCCCGATGCTTGGAACTATTGCACATGGACTTATTTGGTCAAATTCCAGTAAcaagtttagggggaatgaggtaTACTCTTGTCATCATTAATGACTATTCACGTTTTACCTgggtcattttcttaaaatcaaaagatcaaactgcttCTCAACtaatcaagatttttaaaagACTTTTTAACGAAAAATCAAGTAAGATTGACAAAATCAGAAGTGACAGGGGAACTGAATTTGTCAATCAAACTTTATCTTCATTTTTAGAGCATTatggaatcaaacatgaattctcagcagctagaacaccacaacaaaatggtgttgcagaaaggatAAATCGTACTCTTAAAGAAGCTGCGAGAACCATGTTAGCCGATTTCCAAAGTCTCTCAAAGGTTTTGGGCAGAGGCTGTGAACATTGCTTGCTACACTTAGAACAGATCAATGATATGcaggaaatttttgaaaaccccaTATGCGATCTGGAATGGCAGACAACCTAATGTATCATACTTCAAGATTTTTGGGAGTAAATTCTAcatccacaacaatggtaaaAGTCATCTGTCTgcatttgatgcaaagtcagatGAGGGTATATTTCTTGGATACTCTTCAATTAGCAAAGCTTACAGGGTTTTCAACAAAATAACTCTGaatgttgaagaatcagttcatgttatatttgatgaagaTTTAACTACTGACATTACACCTAATGCTCATCAAATATCAGATCTATTTCAGGAAATACAGTTGGACAATGATAGTGAGGATGAAAGTGAAGATGACTTTTCACCACCTATCAGAACATTTCAATCTCCTGAACCTGAACTAGTGGACCCAACAGTTAAAGATCATAACATTGATCAACCAGTTGATATCCACCAAACTCACACAGTTTAGAATAATGAAGAGCAGCATCATGAGACTCAAGAACATCACTCACACATTGAAGGAACAGAGCCTAACCAAGACAACTTGACTGATCAAGACTTAGGGGCACATATGAACAATGAGAATCAACCTAATGTTAAACTTAAATGGTCCAAGAATCATCCACTCAGTTCGGTGATAGGTAATCATGTAGCACAACTAAGGACTCGAGGGAAAATGATTAAAGAATTTCTTCATGCATCCTTTATATCCCAAGAAGAGCCAAAGAAAATTGAGGATGCACTAGCTGACAGCTGTTGGATAGAGGCTGTGCAAGAAGAGTTAAATCAGTTCACTAGAAAATCAGTCTGGGATCTTGTGCCAAGAACTTCACACCATTCAGTCATTGGCACTCGTTGGGTCTTCAGAATTAAACTCAATGAATAAGGAACTATAGTTAGAAATAAAGCAAGGCTAGTAGCTCAAGGTTACAGGtaagaagaagaaattgattatgatgaaacttatgcaccAGTAGCTAGACTGGAATCCATAAGAATATTTCTTGCATATGCATCCTTCAAAGACTTCAAagtatatcaaatggatgtctaAAGTGCATTCCTAAATGGAAAacttcaagaagaagtatttgttgaacaaccaccgGGTCACAAATCATCAATTTCCAGACCATGTATACCATTTaaacaaagctctctatggactGAAACATgatcctagagcttggtatgacactctAACCAAATTTCTTCTTGAACACGAATTTACAATAGGCAcagttgataagactttgtttAAATTCACAAAAGGTGATCACACACTTCTtgttcaaatatatgttgatgatattatttttgggtcaactaaccccaaactgTGTGCAAGATTTTCTAAGCTAATGCAGgaaaagtttgaaatgagcatgatgggtgaactgaatttttttcttggattgcaagttcgCAAAATGGAGAATGAGATATTTATAAGTCAAACTAAGTATACCAAGGAACTAATCAAAAAATTTGGCATGAAAAACTGCACAGTTGCAACAACTCCCATGggtacatcaattaagcttgacaAAGATGAAGGAAAAATACCAGTTGATGCAACAATGTATCGAGATCTAATAGGGTCATTGCTTTATTTAACATCCAGTAGACCTGACATTGTTTTTGCAGTTTttctatgtgctagatttcagtcTAATTCAAAGCAGTCTCACTTCATAGCTGTCAAAAGGATACTAAAGTATCTTAAATGAACTCAGAATATTGGTCTGTGGTATGGTAAGCATAATTTCTTCAATCTAGTTGGATACTCAGATGCTGACTATGTTGGATGTAAACTGGATAGAAAAAGTACAAGTGGATCATGTCAATTCCTCGGGGATAGACTGATCTCATGGTTTAGCAAGAAACAAACATTCATTGCAACGTATACAACTGAAGCTGAGTACCTAGCTGCAGGTAGTTGCTGGATTCAACAACGGTTGAGggattatggaattgaagaacaTGAATAACCTATATTTTGTGATAACACCAGTACCATTTCAATCACTTACAATCCTATTCTTCATTCAAGAACAAAGCATATCGAAGTCAGACATCATTTTATCCGTGATCATGCACTCAAGAAGGACATTAGACTGGAGCACATTTCAACGGAGCAACAAACTGTTGACATCTTCACCAGACCTCTCCCAGAGtctaagttttcttactttcaaaatattttagggctcATTGAACTGACTTAAATTTACATCGATCAGTTTATGCTTTGCAAATTTCTTAACAGTTTAGATTGACCTAAactgaatcttttaaatcagtAAACGGATTTCTTATTTCATTCGAGAGATTTTCATTGTGTATATCTTCGTTTATTTTTAATCTGCTTAAATTCAGTCTACGCATATTTTAAGGGGGAATATTGATTTTTCTTTTGCAGTTTATCTCTTAGGCATAttacagatatcagaataacacaatataaaacaaaataacatattttattaataaacacCATTTACAATGTCTATTTCACTTTCCACAGCTATCTTCCAGAGGAGCAGATGCTCCTCCAGGGGGCCATCCTCTACCTCCTCCAAGACATGGAGAAGGgtctgttggaacacgttttcagatcagtcagatctgatacccggagcagcggaagtttaaaaatttttcttttctaatatggaacgattccatatcatgggtatcaaatccttacgattaaaataaacaagtaatataataataacaattataattttatctcttcaagctatggcttgattaatggactccaacagattaaatctgctcttgttgtaaatcccaggaactgatgactcgcacgatcaactcctgaattaggtccacgaacagaaaacagaaattctctgattgattgcactagaaatcaatcagatttttatcaaagagatttacagatttgatctgtcaattcaaaatgtaatttttcagaaaaatcacagaccgaattctctcaaaaatggagaaggaattcaaaaattccaacttagaataatatgagattttcgaaaattccaacTTGGAATGAATTGTGTTTTTCGAAATCCCCTACATctactatatataatttatgtactggattaattatatgtctaataggacactaactccttagggcccattagtcataatttaagcccaacaagccaagcctgttattatagaaagtaatataaaattcatcgtgactccgattgataaactgatttcaccaatgtgctcagaaaccatttctgcatcttttaaagtcaagataatttttctgaatccgaattcagtaatttccaaaaatgcccatccctatgtcattttaggaaatttcactccctttttcttaagaagtccaacttctctttcgctaaatttaactctttaaatttaactatctcaacggggattagtaatccattacttgtgtaaccctcaatggttcagggaaacagctagccgtgggctcaaacctccttgtgactcggaacaacaatttccgacttactcatcgaatcatggtaagagcgcctagcaacatcgctccatgattccctaggtatcactgatagtgcctgcaagaaccagtaggttttggttagcgtacagtaggtcccttcatccatatatcccgatcgaatcaacaaccattggtacatcgagagtcgttcgagattcgataactatgcaatacatcttgaagatcaaatagtgacatcgcatgtgctactaggaaaccaagtaacctaaagcacatcatgtactctggccagagatttgtcactcTAATagctcctcagatcgcataggatatccacactcgcaagcgtgtggtgaatccttgacaacaaagcatcgactcctatatgtgtcgtaactgtacccaatctcgacacccgATGACCCTCagagagtcggtaaacgagtcaaagtacagtactaacacatagagtctccatgatgtttcaagtagtaaggactaatggtgtacaaccaaaaccgcggacttatccacttaattaatgataaccacttggaaagtccgaatagggtagttcggtcatccatcatatgaatatccatttgcatgcttcgaacatctctatgttctataccaatgaaacgtggtactaggcatcgcaaatgctagtctcaatctcgagcgatccttatccttattagaggacgactcaattgactaggaactgtatagaatatacagtgattataagatgtgtttcatgatagtcattcaattctactatcacatcttacatgcacttcagtatattcaaggtctttatctaaacatcgtatagtacgtcacaacataataatatgataaaagataaagtaaatgccaatataaaagtgtaaattacattaaac
Proteins encoded:
- the LOC140881555 gene encoding ras-related protein RABB1c-like, with the protein product MSYAYLFKYIIIGDTGVGKSCLLLQFTDKRFQPVHDLTIGVEFGARMITIDNKPIKLQIWDTAGQESFRSITRSYYRGAAGALLVYDITRRETFNHLASWLEDARQHANANMSIMLIGNKCDLAHRRAVSTEEGEQFAKEHGLIFMEASAKTAQNVEEAFIKTASTIYRKIQDGAFDVSNESNGIKVGYGGVSGPSAGRDGATSQGGGCCS